In Monodelphis domestica isolate mMonDom1 chromosome 3, mMonDom1.pri, whole genome shotgun sequence, the following proteins share a genomic window:
- the CAMSAP3 gene encoding calmodulin-regulated spectrin-associated protein 3 isoform X2: MVEAAPAGPGPLRKTFLVPEIKPLDQYDFPRAKTAASLAWVLRAAFGGAEHVPSELWEPFYTDQYAQEHVKPPVTRLLLSAELYCRAWRLALPQLEAPPGPAALLTLLARRGLTPMFPDRPVREADLRHQPILMGAHLAVIDALMTAFATEWTQSLPVPSAPGSWEHKLLLWVDSTMRRLQEMTEREAAQRTPVPPADSAAQPSHAVAFCLKESGSKPPVIRYRKDRAVARRAPCFPVVAGLQDLASGAALAAIIHCYCPQLLRLEDVCLKDTMSVADSLYNLQLVQDFCAARLPGGCPLALEDLLYVPPLLKTNVAVLLAELFLCFEVLKPDFVRPKELPDGRGSSPGVSEASTPPSGNGASSPVFNFRHPLLSPGGPQSPLRSSSGSLQSSPSMTHIEAFGKAWNRQLSRPLSQAVSFSTPFGLDSDVDVVMGDPVLLRSASSDSLGPPRVSASQPPPEPAPEPGDLPTIEEALQIIHSAEPRLLPDGAADGGFYLHSPEGPSKPTLSSSYPSETSKPPAYYPHPEGGCKASKPLLASSYPPGEASKPVLPEGPPATPTQSEVRMTSFAERKKQLVKPEGRVGEEAGTGGPAEAPSEALSSEMSELGARLEEKRRAIEAQKRRIEAIFAKHRQRLGKSAFLQVQKREAGGESDGDGVDGDDGSGVQAAEGAQGPGPGERPAGEGRGEPSERPKMVTFSPEVGAGRPSDEGLGDYNRAVSKLSAALSSLQRDMQRLTDQQQRLLREPEHPGPGPPAAAWIIPGPAGPRAPSPAPARRAPPPRSPQPPPRRASVPTSTPAPRSPKHARPAELRLAPLTRVLTPPHDVDTLPHLRKFSPSQVPVQTRSSILFDEDQPGPGPGSGPSKPEPEPGPKPGEVPAEPLGGAATPSGRPGLIEIPLGSLDSDGDGSPPEGEDSLEEAVNGEPRTGLGFFYKDQEKPEDEMAQKRASLLERQQRRADEARRRKQWQEVEKEQKKEEAARLAQEERARVGTGASLEEEGPARRGDFTRQEYERRAQLKLMDDLDKVLRPRGTGGGPGRGGARRPPRPRSGCCDDSALGRSPRGLLGSRLSKVYSQSTLSLSTVANDSSNNLGVKRPTSRAPSPSGLMSPSRLLGNRDRDRDWENGSTASSPASVPEYTGPKLYKEPSAKSNKYIIHNALAHCCLAGKVNESHKNRILEEIEKSKANHFLILFRDSSCQFRALYTFSGETEEMSRLAGYGPRTITKSMVEGIYKYNSDRKRFTQIPAKTMSMSVDAITIQGHFWQTKKPSTPKKPSTPK; the protein is encoded by the exons ATGGTGGAGGCGGCGCCCGCCGGCCCCGGGCCGCTGCGGAAAACCTTCCTGGTGCCGGAGATCAAGCCCCTGGATCAGTACGACTTCCCGCGGGCCAAGACGGCCGCCAGCCTGGCCTGGGTGCTGCGGGCCGCCTTCGGGGGCGCAG AGCACGTGCCTTCGGAGCTGTGGGAGCCTTTCTACACCGACCAGTACGCCCAGGAGCACGTGAAGCCGCCAGTGACACGGCTGCTCCTCTCGGCTGAGCTGTACTGCCGGGCCTGGCGGCTTGCGCTGCCCCAGCTCGAGGCCCCGCCTGGCCCTGCTGCCCTCTTAACGCTATTGGCCCGGCGGGGCCTGACCCCAATGTTTCCCGATCGGCCTGTGCGGGAGGCTGACCTGAGGCACCAACCCATCCTCATG GGTGCCCACTTGGCTGTGATCGATGCCCTCATGACAGCCTTCGCCACCGAGTGGACACAATCCCTGCCAGTCCCCTCGGCCCCAGGCAGCTGGGAACACAAACTCCTTCTTTGGGTGGATTCG ACCATGAGGCGACTACAGGAGATGACCGAGCGAGAGGCAGCTCAGAGAACCCCCGTGCCCCCGGCAGACAGTGCTGCCCAGCCCTCG CACGCCGTTGCCTTCTGTTTGAAGGAGTCAGGGAGCAAACCCCCTGTG ATCCGATACCGAAAGGACCGGGCCGTGGCCCGCAGGGCCCCCTGTTTCCCTGTAGTGGCGGGACTCCAGGACCTGGCCAGCGGAGCCGCCCTCGCAGCCATCATCCATTGCTACTGCCCCCAGCTGCTGAGGCTCGAGG ACGTATGCCTGAAGGATACCATGTCTGTGGCAGACAGTCTGTACAACCTGCAGCTGGTCCAGGACTTCTGTGCTGCCCGCTTGCCTGGGGGCTGCCCCCTGGCCCTGGAGGACTTGCTCTATGTGCCCCCCCTCCTCAAG ACTAACGTGGCTGTGCTGCTGGCTGAGCTGTTTCTTTGCTTTGAAGTGTTGAAACCAGACTTTGTGAGACCCAAGGAGCTGCCGGATGGGCGAG gttcctctcCTGGGGTCAGTGAAGCCTCCACCCCACCAAGCGGCAACGGAGCCAG CTCCCCTGTTTTCAATTTCCGGCACCCACTTCTGTCTCCAGGGGGGCCACAGTCCCCCCTCCGGAGCTCATCAG GTTCCTTACAGTCGTCCCCCTCCATGACCCACATAGAAGCTTTCGGGAAGGCGTGGAACCGGCAGCTCAG CCGCCCCCTGTCCCAGGCTGTATCCTTCAGCACTCCCTTTGGCCTGGACAGCGACGTGGACGTGGTCATGGGTGACCCAGTGCTGTTACGCTCTGCCAGTTCCGATAGCCTGGGTCCCCCAAGGGTCTCAGCGTCGCAGCCTCCTCCAGAGCCAGCCCCGGAGCCTGGGGACCTCCCCACCATAGAAGAAGCCCTGCAGATCATCCATAGCGCTGAACCCCGCCTGCTCCCGGATGGGGCCGCTGATGGCGGCTTCTATCTCCATTCCCCCGAGGGACCCTCGAAACCTACCCTGTCTTCCTCCTACCCATCTGAGACCTCAAAACCTCCCGCTTACTACCCCCATCCAGAGGGGGGCTGCAAAGCCTCAAAGCCACTCTTGGCTTCATCCTACCCACCTGGAGAGGCCTCTAAGCCAGTCCTGCCTGAGGGGCCCCCAGCAACACCTACCCAGTCTGAAGTGCGCATGACGAGCTTTGCAGAAAGGAAGAAGCAGCTGGTGAAGCCAGAAGGTCGGGTTGGGGAGGAGGCTGGGACAGGAGGCCCTGCCGAGGCCCCTTCAGAGGCCCTGAGCTCGGAGATGAGTGAGCTGGGAGCGAGGCTGGAGGAAAAACGCCGAGCCATCGAGGCTCAGAAACGACGCATCGAGGCCATCTTTGCCAAGCACCGGCAGCGCCTGGGCAAGAGTGCCTTCCTGCAGGTGCAGAAGCGAGAGGCCGGCGGGGAGAGCGACGGGGATGGCGTTGACGGGGACGATGGCTCCGGGGTACAAGCGGCCGAAGGGGCCCAAGGCCCGGGGCCTGGGGAGAGGCCGGCTGGTGAGGGCCGAGGAGAGCCTTCCGAAAGGCCCAAGATGGTGACCTTTTCCCCAGAGGTGGGGGCCGGCCGGCCTTCGGATGAGGGCCTGGGTGACTATAACCGTGCGGTCAGTAAGCTGAGCGCGGCCTtgagctctctgcagcgggataTGCAGCGGCTCACGGACCAGCAGCAGCGGCTCCTGCGGGAGCCGGAGCACCCCGGGCCGGGCCCACCTGCCGCCGCCTGGATCATTCCTGGTCCTGCTGGGCCCCGGGCGCCCTCCCCGGCCCCTGCTCGCCGTGCCCCGCCCCCCCGGTCGCCCCAGCCGCCCCCACGCCGAGCCTCAGTCCCCACTTCGACCCCAGCTCCTCGAAGCCCCAAACATGCCCGGCCTGCAGAGCTGCGGCTGGCACCCTTGACTCGGGTGCTGACTCCACCACACGATGTGGACACTCTTCCCCACCTGCGCAAGTTTTCGCCATCCCAGGTCCCCGTTCAGACCCGCTCGTCTATCCTCTTCGATGAGGATCAGCCCGGCCCTGGCCCAGGTTCTGGCCCTTCAAAGCCAGAGCCTGAGCCTGGCCCCAAGCCAGGAGAGGTGCCTGCTGAGCCCCTGGGAGGGGCTGCCACCCCGTCTGGCCGGCCAGGGCTTATCGAGATCCCCCTGGGGAGCCTGGACAGTGACGGGGATGGGAGCCCCCCTGAAGGGGAAGACTCTCTGGAGGAGGCTGTGAATGGAGAGCCACGAACCGGCCTGGGTTTCTTTTATAAG GATCAAGAGAAGCCAGAAGATGAAATGGCACAGAAACGGGCCAGCCTGTTGGAGAGGCAACAGCGGCGGGCAGACGAGGCACGGAGGCGGAAACAATGGCAAGAAGTGGAGAAAGAGCAGAAAAAGGAAGAAGCCGCCCG GTTGGCCCAAGAGGAGAGGGCCCGAGTTGGGACTGGGGCCAGCCTGGAAGAGGAGGGTCCAGCCCGGAGAGGAGACTTTACACGACAAGAATATGAGAGGCGGGCACAGCTCAAGTTGATGGATGACCTGGACAAAGTACTACGGCCTCGGGGGACGGGGGGAGGGCCTGGAAGAGGGGGTGCCCGTCGGCCCCCTCGACCCCGATCTGGCTGCTGTGATGACTCGGCCTTAGGCCGCAGTCCCCGAGGTCTCTTGG GGTCCCGACTTAGCAAAGTTTACTCCCAGTCCACCCTGTCCCTTTCCACTGTGGCCAACGATTCTTCCAACAACCTTGGGGTCAAAAGACCCACGTCCAG GGCCCCTTCTCCGTCGGGCCTGATGTCCCCCAGTCGCCTGTTGGGCAACCGAGATCGAGATCGGGACTGGGAAAATGGAAGTACTGCCTCGTCACCAGCCTCTGTCCCAGAATACACAG GCCCCAAGCTGTACAAGGAGCCGAGTGCCAAGTCCAACAAGTACATCATCCACAATGCATTGGCCCACTGCTGCCTGGCTGGCAAGGTCAACGAATCTCACAAGAACCGCATCTTGGAG GAAATTGAGAAGAGCAAAGCCAACCACTTCCTGATCCTCTTCCGGGACTCGAGCTGCCAGTTCCGGGCACTGTACACATTCTCTGGGGAGACGGAAGAGATGTCACGCTTAGCTGGCTATGGCCCCCGAACCATCACCAAGTCCATGGTGGAGGGGATCTACAAGTACAACTCAGACCGGAAACGCTTCACACAGATTCCTGCCAAGACCATGTCCATGAGTGTGGACGCCATCACCATCCAAGGCCACTTCTGGCAGACCAAGAAGCCCAGTACCCCAAAGAAGCCCAGCACCCCTAAATAG
- the CAMSAP3 gene encoding calmodulin-regulated spectrin-associated protein 3 isoform X4 encodes MVEAAPAGPGPLRKTFLVPEIKPLDQYDFPRAKTAASLAWVLRAAFGGAEHVPSELWEPFYTDQYAQEHVKPPVTRLLLSAELYCRAWRLALPQLEAPPGPAALLTLLARRGLTPMFPDRPVREADLRHQPILMGAHLAVIDALMTAFATEWTQSLPVPSAPGSWEHKLLLWVDSTMRRLQEMTEREAAQRTPVPPADSAAQPSIRYRKDRAVARRAPCFPVVAGLQDLASGAALAAIIHCYCPQLLRLEDVCLKDTMSVADSLYNLQLVQDFCAARLPGGCPLALEDLLYVPPLLKTNVAVLLAELFLCFEVLKPDFVRPKELPDGRGSSPGVSEASTPPSGNGASSPVFNFRHPLLSPGGPQSPLRSSSGSLQSSPSMTHIEAFGKAWNRQLSRPLSQAVSFSTPFGLDSDVDVVMGDPVLLRSASSDSLGPPRVSASQPPPEPAPEPGDLPTIEEALQIIHSAEPRLLPDGAADGGFYLHSPEGPSKPTLSSSYPSETSKPPAYYPHPEGGCKASKPLLASSYPPGEASKPVLPEGPPATPTQSEVRMTSFAERKKQLVKPEGRVGEEAGTGGPAEAPSEALSSEMSELGARLEEKRRAIEAQKRRIEAIFAKHRQRLGKSAFLQVQKREAGGESDGDGVDGDDGSGVQAAEGAQGPGPGERPAGEGRGEPSERPKMVTFSPEVGAGRPSDEGLGDYNRAVSKLSAALSSLQRDMQRLTDQQQRLLREPEHPGPGPPAAAWIIPGPAGPRAPSPAPARRAPPPRSPQPPPRRASVPTSTPAPRSPKHARPAELRLAPLTRVLTPPHDVDTLPHLRKFSPSQVPVQTRSSILFDEDQPGPGPGSGPSKPEPEPGPKPGEVPAEPLGGAATPSGRPGLIEIPLGSLDSDGDGSPPEGEDSLEEAVNGEPRTGLGFFYKDQEKPEDEMAQKRASLLERQQRRADEARRRKQWQEVEKEQKKEEAARLAQEERARVGTGASLEEEGPARRGDFTRQEYERRAQLKLMDDLDKVLRPRGTGGGPGRGGARRPPRPRSGCCDDSALGRSPRGLLGSRLSKVYSQSTLSLSTVANDSSNNLGVKRPTSRAPSPSGLMSPSRLLGNRDRDRDWENGSTASSPASVPEYTGPKLYKEPSAKSNKYIIHNALAHCCLAGKVNESHKNRILEEIEKSKANHFLILFRDSSCQFRALYTFSGETEEMSRLAGYGPRTITKSMVEGIYKYNSDRKRFTQIPAKTMSMSVDAITIQGHFWQTKKPSTPKKPSTPK; translated from the exons ATGGTGGAGGCGGCGCCCGCCGGCCCCGGGCCGCTGCGGAAAACCTTCCTGGTGCCGGAGATCAAGCCCCTGGATCAGTACGACTTCCCGCGGGCCAAGACGGCCGCCAGCCTGGCCTGGGTGCTGCGGGCCGCCTTCGGGGGCGCAG AGCACGTGCCTTCGGAGCTGTGGGAGCCTTTCTACACCGACCAGTACGCCCAGGAGCACGTGAAGCCGCCAGTGACACGGCTGCTCCTCTCGGCTGAGCTGTACTGCCGGGCCTGGCGGCTTGCGCTGCCCCAGCTCGAGGCCCCGCCTGGCCCTGCTGCCCTCTTAACGCTATTGGCCCGGCGGGGCCTGACCCCAATGTTTCCCGATCGGCCTGTGCGGGAGGCTGACCTGAGGCACCAACCCATCCTCATG GGTGCCCACTTGGCTGTGATCGATGCCCTCATGACAGCCTTCGCCACCGAGTGGACACAATCCCTGCCAGTCCCCTCGGCCCCAGGCAGCTGGGAACACAAACTCCTTCTTTGGGTGGATTCG ACCATGAGGCGACTACAGGAGATGACCGAGCGAGAGGCAGCTCAGAGAACCCCCGTGCCCCCGGCAGACAGTGCTGCCCAGCCCTCG ATCCGATACCGAAAGGACCGGGCCGTGGCCCGCAGGGCCCCCTGTTTCCCTGTAGTGGCGGGACTCCAGGACCTGGCCAGCGGAGCCGCCCTCGCAGCCATCATCCATTGCTACTGCCCCCAGCTGCTGAGGCTCGAGG ACGTATGCCTGAAGGATACCATGTCTGTGGCAGACAGTCTGTACAACCTGCAGCTGGTCCAGGACTTCTGTGCTGCCCGCTTGCCTGGGGGCTGCCCCCTGGCCCTGGAGGACTTGCTCTATGTGCCCCCCCTCCTCAAG ACTAACGTGGCTGTGCTGCTGGCTGAGCTGTTTCTTTGCTTTGAAGTGTTGAAACCAGACTTTGTGAGACCCAAGGAGCTGCCGGATGGGCGAG gttcctctcCTGGGGTCAGTGAAGCCTCCACCCCACCAAGCGGCAACGGAGCCAG CTCCCCTGTTTTCAATTTCCGGCACCCACTTCTGTCTCCAGGGGGGCCACAGTCCCCCCTCCGGAGCTCATCAG GTTCCTTACAGTCGTCCCCCTCCATGACCCACATAGAAGCTTTCGGGAAGGCGTGGAACCGGCAGCTCAG CCGCCCCCTGTCCCAGGCTGTATCCTTCAGCACTCCCTTTGGCCTGGACAGCGACGTGGACGTGGTCATGGGTGACCCAGTGCTGTTACGCTCTGCCAGTTCCGATAGCCTGGGTCCCCCAAGGGTCTCAGCGTCGCAGCCTCCTCCAGAGCCAGCCCCGGAGCCTGGGGACCTCCCCACCATAGAAGAAGCCCTGCAGATCATCCATAGCGCTGAACCCCGCCTGCTCCCGGATGGGGCCGCTGATGGCGGCTTCTATCTCCATTCCCCCGAGGGACCCTCGAAACCTACCCTGTCTTCCTCCTACCCATCTGAGACCTCAAAACCTCCCGCTTACTACCCCCATCCAGAGGGGGGCTGCAAAGCCTCAAAGCCACTCTTGGCTTCATCCTACCCACCTGGAGAGGCCTCTAAGCCAGTCCTGCCTGAGGGGCCCCCAGCAACACCTACCCAGTCTGAAGTGCGCATGACGAGCTTTGCAGAAAGGAAGAAGCAGCTGGTGAAGCCAGAAGGTCGGGTTGGGGAGGAGGCTGGGACAGGAGGCCCTGCCGAGGCCCCTTCAGAGGCCCTGAGCTCGGAGATGAGTGAGCTGGGAGCGAGGCTGGAGGAAAAACGCCGAGCCATCGAGGCTCAGAAACGACGCATCGAGGCCATCTTTGCCAAGCACCGGCAGCGCCTGGGCAAGAGTGCCTTCCTGCAGGTGCAGAAGCGAGAGGCCGGCGGGGAGAGCGACGGGGATGGCGTTGACGGGGACGATGGCTCCGGGGTACAAGCGGCCGAAGGGGCCCAAGGCCCGGGGCCTGGGGAGAGGCCGGCTGGTGAGGGCCGAGGAGAGCCTTCCGAAAGGCCCAAGATGGTGACCTTTTCCCCAGAGGTGGGGGCCGGCCGGCCTTCGGATGAGGGCCTGGGTGACTATAACCGTGCGGTCAGTAAGCTGAGCGCGGCCTtgagctctctgcagcgggataTGCAGCGGCTCACGGACCAGCAGCAGCGGCTCCTGCGGGAGCCGGAGCACCCCGGGCCGGGCCCACCTGCCGCCGCCTGGATCATTCCTGGTCCTGCTGGGCCCCGGGCGCCCTCCCCGGCCCCTGCTCGCCGTGCCCCGCCCCCCCGGTCGCCCCAGCCGCCCCCACGCCGAGCCTCAGTCCCCACTTCGACCCCAGCTCCTCGAAGCCCCAAACATGCCCGGCCTGCAGAGCTGCGGCTGGCACCCTTGACTCGGGTGCTGACTCCACCACACGATGTGGACACTCTTCCCCACCTGCGCAAGTTTTCGCCATCCCAGGTCCCCGTTCAGACCCGCTCGTCTATCCTCTTCGATGAGGATCAGCCCGGCCCTGGCCCAGGTTCTGGCCCTTCAAAGCCAGAGCCTGAGCCTGGCCCCAAGCCAGGAGAGGTGCCTGCTGAGCCCCTGGGAGGGGCTGCCACCCCGTCTGGCCGGCCAGGGCTTATCGAGATCCCCCTGGGGAGCCTGGACAGTGACGGGGATGGGAGCCCCCCTGAAGGGGAAGACTCTCTGGAGGAGGCTGTGAATGGAGAGCCACGAACCGGCCTGGGTTTCTTTTATAAG GATCAAGAGAAGCCAGAAGATGAAATGGCACAGAAACGGGCCAGCCTGTTGGAGAGGCAACAGCGGCGGGCAGACGAGGCACGGAGGCGGAAACAATGGCAAGAAGTGGAGAAAGAGCAGAAAAAGGAAGAAGCCGCCCG GTTGGCCCAAGAGGAGAGGGCCCGAGTTGGGACTGGGGCCAGCCTGGAAGAGGAGGGTCCAGCCCGGAGAGGAGACTTTACACGACAAGAATATGAGAGGCGGGCACAGCTCAAGTTGATGGATGACCTGGACAAAGTACTACGGCCTCGGGGGACGGGGGGAGGGCCTGGAAGAGGGGGTGCCCGTCGGCCCCCTCGACCCCGATCTGGCTGCTGTGATGACTCGGCCTTAGGCCGCAGTCCCCGAGGTCTCTTGG GGTCCCGACTTAGCAAAGTTTACTCCCAGTCCACCCTGTCCCTTTCCACTGTGGCCAACGATTCTTCCAACAACCTTGGGGTCAAAAGACCCACGTCCAG GGCCCCTTCTCCGTCGGGCCTGATGTCCCCCAGTCGCCTGTTGGGCAACCGAGATCGAGATCGGGACTGGGAAAATGGAAGTACTGCCTCGTCACCAGCCTCTGTCCCAGAATACACAG GCCCCAAGCTGTACAAGGAGCCGAGTGCCAAGTCCAACAAGTACATCATCCACAATGCATTGGCCCACTGCTGCCTGGCTGGCAAGGTCAACGAATCTCACAAGAACCGCATCTTGGAG GAAATTGAGAAGAGCAAAGCCAACCACTTCCTGATCCTCTTCCGGGACTCGAGCTGCCAGTTCCGGGCACTGTACACATTCTCTGGGGAGACGGAAGAGATGTCACGCTTAGCTGGCTATGGCCCCCGAACCATCACCAAGTCCATGGTGGAGGGGATCTACAAGTACAACTCAGACCGGAAACGCTTCACACAGATTCCTGCCAAGACCATGTCCATGAGTGTGGACGCCATCACCATCCAAGGCCACTTCTGGCAGACCAAGAAGCCCAGTACCCCAAAGAAGCCCAGCACCCCTAAATAG